A single genomic interval of Corvus cornix cornix isolate S_Up_H32 chromosome 1, ASM73873v5, whole genome shotgun sequence harbors:
- the LOC104686303 gene encoding cytochrome c oxidase assembly factor 5 produces the protein MPKYYEDKEEDGRACGGVREDLRQCLLESPCVLQENKSPKQCLREGHCRSLQVTFFACKRSMLDTRARFRGRKGY, from the exons ATGCCCAAGTACTACGAGGATAAGGAGGAGGACGGGCGTGCCTGCGGCGGCGTGAGGGAGGACCTGCGGCAGTGCCTCCTGGAGAGCCCCTGCGTCCTGCAG GAGAACAAAAGCCCTAAACAATGCTTGAGGGAAGGACACTGTAGGAGTTTGCAAGTGACATTCTTTGCATGCAAAAGATCAATG TTGGATACCAGGGCAAGattcagaggaaggaagggataCTGA